The following proteins come from a genomic window of Pirellula staleyi DSM 6068:
- a CDS encoding amidohydrolase, with protein MAPELILYRGKITTLDPEHPEVRAIAMEGGKIVAVGDDREVRGLADSKTVEIDLNLRRVIPGLNDSHLHVIRAGLFFNLELRWDGVPSLSLALEQLKQQAERTPPPQWVRVIGGWNEFQFAEGRLPTLEELNTAAPETPVFLLHLYDSAMLNQAALRALGFNRSTPNPPGGLIARDTQGNPTGLLIAEPSALILYSTIANAPKLSLEDQINSTRHYLRELNRFGVTSVCDAGGGGQNYPDDYEVVSKLHQAGHLTVRVAYSLFAQKPGSELADYTRWLDITKPGSGDALLKVNGAGENLVWSAADFENFLQPRPDLRPTMESELEGVVRKLAENQWPWRIHATYDESIGRFLDLFEKVHRDHPIDKLQWFIDHAETVTPQNLERIAKLGGGIAIQHRMAYQGEYYIRRYGVESAKRRPPLRQMMKMGLPIGAGTDGTRVASYHPWTCLWWMVTSKTVGGTVLCDEADRLTREEALRLYTEGSAWFSREQGKKGRLAIGALADLAVLSDDYFAVDDDQIRGLESVLTVVDGRVVYANDEFAKHSPPLPPVSPDWSPITKWGGYDNSRPVPPVRAHQPILGADGRVWQTSCGCGM; from the coding sequence ATGGCTCCCGAACTGATTCTGTATCGCGGCAAGATCACTACGCTCGATCCCGAGCATCCGGAAGTGCGTGCGATTGCGATGGAGGGGGGAAAGATCGTCGCCGTAGGAGACGATCGGGAGGTGCGCGGGCTGGCCGATAGTAAGACGGTCGAGATCGATTTGAATTTGCGGCGCGTGATCCCGGGTCTCAACGATTCGCATCTGCATGTGATTCGGGCGGGGCTCTTTTTCAACCTCGAGCTGCGCTGGGATGGTGTCCCCAGTTTGTCGCTAGCGCTCGAGCAGCTCAAGCAGCAAGCTGAGCGGACACCGCCTCCTCAGTGGGTACGTGTGATTGGGGGGTGGAACGAATTTCAGTTTGCCGAAGGGCGCTTGCCGACGCTCGAAGAGCTCAACACCGCTGCGCCGGAAACCCCGGTTTTTCTGCTGCATCTATACGATTCAGCGATGCTCAACCAGGCAGCGCTCCGGGCGCTGGGGTTCAATCGAAGTACTCCCAACCCGCCTGGTGGACTCATCGCGCGCGATACGCAAGGGAACCCGACAGGGCTCCTGATTGCAGAGCCCAGCGCGCTCATTCTTTACTCCACCATTGCCAATGCGCCGAAGCTGTCGCTCGAAGATCAAATCAACTCGACGCGGCATTATCTGCGCGAGCTCAATCGGTTTGGTGTCACCAGTGTCTGCGATGCGGGTGGTGGTGGCCAGAACTATCCCGACGACTACGAAGTGGTGAGCAAGCTCCATCAAGCGGGGCATCTGACGGTGCGTGTCGCTTACAGTCTGTTCGCGCAGAAGCCCGGTTCGGAACTGGCCGACTACACGCGCTGGCTCGATATCACCAAGCCCGGCAGTGGCGACGCACTCTTGAAGGTGAATGGCGCGGGGGAAAACTTAGTTTGGAGCGCGGCCGATTTCGAGAACTTTTTACAGCCGCGTCCCGATCTGCGCCCCACGATGGAAAGCGAACTCGAAGGAGTTGTGAGAAAACTCGCCGAGAACCAATGGCCGTGGCGCATTCACGCGACCTATGACGAATCGATTGGCCGATTCCTCGATCTGTTTGAGAAAGTGCATCGCGATCATCCGATCGACAAACTGCAGTGGTTCATCGATCACGCGGAGACGGTGACGCCGCAGAATCTCGAGCGCATCGCCAAGCTCGGTGGTGGGATCGCGATTCAGCATCGCATGGCCTATCAGGGGGAGTATTACATCCGCCGCTATGGAGTGGAGTCGGCCAAACGTCGGCCACCCTTGCGGCAAATGATGAAGATGGGACTGCCGATCGGAGCCGGGACCGATGGGACACGCGTGGCGAGCTATCATCCGTGGACCTGCCTCTGGTGGATGGTGACGTCGAAGACCGTCGGTGGCACGGTGCTGTGCGATGAAGCTGATCGACTGACGCGCGAAGAAGCACTGCGGCTCTACACCGAAGGGAGCGCGTGGTTCAGTCGCGAGCAGGGGAAGAAGGGGCGTTTGGCGATCGGCGCGCTAGCCGATCTGGCGGTGCTGAGCGACGACTATTTTGCGGTCGACGACGATCAGATTCGTGGGCTCGAGAGTGTGCTGACGGTGGTCGATGGGCGTGTGGTGTACGCGAATGACGAGTTTGCGAAACATTCGCCACCGCTGCCACCGGTGAGTCCCGATTGGTCGCCGATCACGAAATGGGGAGGGTACGACAACAGCCGACCAGTGCCGCCGGTGCGTGCGCATCAGCCGATCTTGGGGGCCGATGGACGGGTTTGGCAAACGAGCTGCGGCTGTGGAATGTAA
- a CDS encoding hydrolase, with protein MANILPGTDDGLITADNSVLVMIDHQPQMAFGVGSGIDRQLLMNNVLLLAKGAKLFDVPTILTTVETESFSGPMWPQLLDVFPQQQPIERTGMNSWDTAAFREAVKATGRKNILMSGLWTEVCITWPTLQMLAAGYNIYVVEDACAGTSAAAHEASLSRMVQAGAVRMTTVATVLEFQRDWAHRTHYSALMDLVREHGGAYGVGVEYAYTMVHKAAPARKVK; from the coding sequence GTGGCTAATATTCTTCCAGGGACTGACGACGGACTGATTACAGCTGACAACTCGGTGCTGGTGATGATCGATCATCAGCCGCAAATGGCTTTTGGTGTCGGCAGCGGCATCGATCGGCAGCTTTTGATGAACAATGTGCTCCTGCTTGCGAAAGGGGCCAAGTTGTTCGACGTGCCGACGATTCTTACGACGGTGGAAACCGAGTCGTTCAGTGGGCCGATGTGGCCGCAATTGCTCGACGTCTTTCCCCAGCAACAGCCGATCGAACGGACCGGCATGAATTCGTGGGACACCGCCGCATTTCGTGAGGCGGTGAAAGCGACCGGACGCAAAAACATCCTCATGTCGGGGCTCTGGACCGAGGTGTGTATCACCTGGCCGACGCTTCAAATGCTGGCGGCTGGGTACAACATCTACGTGGTGGAAGATGCTTGTGCTGGCACATCGGCAGCCGCTCACGAAGCATCGCTGTCGCGGATGGTGCAAGCTGGAGCAGTGCGAATGACCACCGTGGCGACGGTGCTCGAGTTCCAGCGTGATTGGGCGCATCGCACGCACTACAGCGCGCTGATGGATCTCGTGCGCGAACATGGGGGCGCTTATGGCGTCGGTGTGGAGTATGCCTACACGATGGTGCATAAAGCAGCTCCTGCACGCAAGGTGAAGTAG
- a CDS encoding NAD-dependent epimerase/dehydratase family protein has translation MRYLVTGASGLLGNNIVRQLVDRGDAVRVLIRSTSNRRAIAGLPLEIAEGDVTDRASVQRACRDVDTVIHAAGDVYIGWHHRERSFRVNVEGTRHMATSAREVGARLVHVSTINALGLGKFENPATEETALPGIVECHYVTSKRAADEVVREEVSRGLWAAIVHPSLIFGPYDWKPSSGKMLIGVSQFSLWSPTGANNVADARDVARGVILAGERGTSCRDYILGGTNIWYFDFWGRIAKIAGKPVPRIPMGPLFRFAIGGGGDLIAMLTRQEQTANSAMLGMSAQQHCFDSSRAKNELGYTIRPLDETLRDTWDWMVAEGYIKT, from the coding sequence ATGCGATATCTGGTGACCGGCGCTTCGGGACTCCTCGGAAATAACATTGTTCGGCAACTCGTCGACCGAGGGGATGCTGTTCGTGTACTGATTCGCTCGACCAGCAACCGACGGGCGATCGCAGGCTTGCCACTCGAAATTGCGGAAGGGGACGTCACCGACCGCGCTAGCGTGCAGCGTGCTTGCCGCGATGTCGACACGGTGATTCACGCCGCTGGGGATGTCTATATCGGCTGGCATCATCGGGAGCGCTCGTTCCGGGTGAACGTCGAAGGGACGCGTCACATGGCCACTTCCGCGCGGGAAGTGGGTGCTCGGCTCGTGCATGTCTCGACGATAAATGCCTTGGGTCTTGGAAAATTCGAGAACCCCGCCACCGAAGAAACCGCGCTCCCCGGCATTGTGGAGTGTCACTATGTCACCTCGAAGCGGGCCGCTGATGAGGTGGTGCGCGAAGAAGTTTCGCGCGGGCTCTGGGCAGCCATCGTCCATCCCTCGCTCATCTTTGGTCCTTACGACTGGAAACCCTCCTCCGGAAAAATGCTCATCGGTGTCAGTCAGTTCTCACTCTGGTCTCCCACCGGCGCGAACAACGTGGCCGATGCTCGCGACGTCGCGCGGGGAGTGATCTTGGCGGGCGAGCGTGGCACCAGTTGCCGCGACTATATCCTGGGTGGCACCAACATCTGGTACTTCGACTTCTGGGGACGCATCGCCAAAATCGCTGGCAAACCTGTACCACGCATCCCCATGGGGCCACTCTTCCGTTTTGCGATCGGCGGCGGTGGCGACCTCATCGCGATGCTCACGCGACAAGAGCAAACAGCCAACTCCGCGATGCTCGGCATGTCGGCCCAACAACACTGCTTCGATAGTTCCCGCGCGAAGAACGAACTGGGCTACACCATCCGACCACTCGACGAAACGCTCCGCGACACCTGGGACTGGATGGTCGCCGAAGGTTACATCAAGACGTAA
- a CDS encoding SDR family NAD(P)-dependent oxidoreductase, whose product MKIDNSVVMITGAASGLGRATAERLVALGARVLLVDLDATQGSALAASLGSAAHFVQADVTSDEQLDRAADAGVSQFGKLTGLVTCAGLLYAHKLIGREGRTHDAAAFERVLRVNVTGTFLAMRAASRVILASAARETETSSDGERGVLVLVSSVAATEGQLGQLAYAASKGAVASMVLPAARELASAGVRVVAIAPAAMETPMIAAAPASVQQSLVDQTLFPRRLGKPDEFAQLVEHIFENTLINGCTLRLDGGVRMSAK is encoded by the coding sequence ATGAAGATCGACAACTCGGTGGTGATGATCACAGGGGCCGCTTCGGGACTCGGACGCGCGACAGCCGAGCGATTGGTGGCGCTCGGCGCGCGAGTGTTGCTGGTCGATCTCGATGCGACGCAAGGTAGCGCGCTGGCAGCCTCGCTGGGGAGTGCGGCTCATTTTGTGCAAGCCGATGTGACGAGCGACGAGCAGCTCGATCGCGCGGCCGATGCGGGAGTGAGCCAGTTTGGCAAGTTGACGGGGCTCGTCACTTGCGCGGGACTTTTATACGCCCACAAGCTGATTGGCCGCGAGGGACGGACACACGATGCTGCCGCGTTCGAACGCGTGCTGCGTGTGAATGTGACCGGCACCTTCTTGGCGATGCGCGCGGCGTCGCGCGTGATCCTGGCGAGCGCCGCGCGTGAAACGGAAACATCGTCGGATGGCGAACGCGGTGTGCTGGTGCTCGTTTCGAGTGTCGCCGCAACCGAGGGACAACTCGGGCAACTGGCCTACGCTGCCTCGAAAGGAGCGGTCGCATCGATGGTGCTTCCAGCCGCTCGAGAACTTGCCAGCGCTGGTGTGCGAGTTGTCGCCATTGCACCCGCGGCGATGGAAACGCCGATGATTGCCGCCGCTCCTGCCTCGGTGCAGCAGTCGCTGGTCGATCAAACGCTCTTTCCTCGGCGACTCGGAAAACCTGATGAATTCGCTCAGTTGGTCGAGCACATTTTCGAGAACACGTTGATCAACGGCTGCACGTTGCGGCTCGATGGAGGTGTGCGCATGTCGGCCAAGTAG
- a CDS encoding peptidylprolyl isomerase, translated as MFRFVARGMKSVASALLMTMGLVGSTSCATAEQVTAGPAALPQKSDVSSSAATPGAAKSSTTNGAISQVAYQAPAADGDAVAKFEKTYATYQEVDGKLAAAARKYGATLDATERENARKTYLELLPQTEALLKDLRTTARDAFAQDPKHAAATKVLIGLASFDLRQDKFDAVITLANMMREKGCTDPVLACLAGVAAYQTDNYPIAETLLKEAELAGKLTPDAKMMLPTIAERKNLWIAEQEIRAREAAAMNLPRVELETTSGKIVLELFENEAPQAVANFVSLVNKKFYDGLSFHRVLPGFMAQGGDPKGDGTGGPGYNIYCECHQPNYRRHFRGSLSMAHAGRDTGGSQFFITFVPTTQLDGRHTCFGRVVEGFEALDNIKRRDPQSANPPEADKIISAKLIANPRNKTYEPTKVK; from the coding sequence ATGTTTCGATTCGTGGCTCGCGGAATGAAGTCGGTGGCGTCGGCCTTACTGATGACGATGGGGCTGGTTGGCTCGACTTCGTGCGCGACAGCCGAGCAAGTGACGGCGGGGCCAGCAGCGCTGCCGCAGAAGAGCGACGTGAGCAGCTCGGCTGCGACACCTGGCGCTGCCAAGAGCAGCACCACGAACGGCGCAATTTCGCAGGTCGCTTATCAAGCACCGGCAGCCGACGGCGATGCGGTGGCGAAGTTCGAAAAGACCTACGCCACGTATCAAGAAGTTGATGGCAAGCTGGCAGCAGCGGCTCGCAAGTATGGGGCCACGCTCGATGCCACGGAGCGCGAGAATGCTCGTAAGACCTATCTCGAATTGCTGCCGCAAACCGAAGCACTGCTGAAAGACCTGCGCACCACCGCTCGCGATGCGTTTGCACAAGATCCGAAGCATGCCGCAGCGACGAAGGTGCTGATCGGTTTGGCGAGTTTCGATCTGCGTCAGGATAAGTTCGACGCGGTGATTACGCTGGCCAACATGATGCGCGAAAAAGGTTGCACCGATCCGGTGCTCGCTTGCCTTGCGGGTGTTGCCGCTTATCAAACCGATAACTATCCGATTGCCGAAACGCTGCTGAAGGAAGCAGAGCTTGCGGGCAAACTCACTCCCGATGCCAAGATGATGCTGCCGACGATTGCCGAGCGCAAGAATCTGTGGATCGCCGAGCAAGAGATTCGCGCTCGTGAAGCAGCCGCGATGAACCTGCCGCGCGTGGAGCTCGAAACCACCAGTGGCAAGATTGTGCTCGAGCTGTTCGAGAACGAAGCGCCGCAAGCGGTCGCGAATTTCGTGAGCCTGGTGAACAAGAAATTTTACGACGGACTTTCGTTCCATCGCGTCCTGCCTGGCTTCATGGCTCAGGGTGGCGACCCGAAGGGAGATGGGACGGGCGGACCGGGCTACAACATCTACTGCGAATGTCATCAGCCCAATTATCGCCGACATTTTCGCGGCTCTTTGAGCATGGCTCATGCGGGGCGCGATACGGGTGGCTCGCAGTTTTTCATCACGTTTGTACCGACCACGCAGCTCGATGGTCGTCACACTTGCTTTGGTCGGGTGGTCGAAGGTTTCGAGGCGCTCGACAACATCAAGCGTCGCGATCCACAAAGTGCCAATCCACCGGAAGCGGACAAAATCATCTCGGCCAAGCTGATTGCGAATCCACGCAACAAGACGTACGAGCCCACGAAAGTGAAGTAG
- a CDS encoding peptidylprolyl isomerase encodes MRISNFSRALMFRGLAAAAVCMPGLALAQEPVAEPPVAEKPATEAPAAEAPAADPEKKPATEVPAAEAPAAEAPAAEAPAAEAPAPNPEAKQAFDEVLGRWKTMLKDLRALKIRYQTSKPDEQIGLKEEWNRMLGAAKDLLPELHTKATAAYVASPNTDPQLTRFLVKLAADDVQTDQYELAFEVSKALIANNCDDKSVYDVAGVSAYALGEFDLADKYLQLATEAGTLSRIGQEFATDVKQQLELWNKEKEIRAAEAKADDLPRVKFETSAGTIVIELFENEAPDTVGNFISLVEKKFYDGLSFHRVLANFMAQGGDPSGDGTGGPGYEIFCECHQENYRRHFRGALSMAHAGRDTGGSQFFITFRPTGNLNGRHTCFGRVIEGMDVLAKITRRDPQGEPPLPTPDTIVKAEVVRKRDHAYAPKKVQ; translated from the coding sequence ATGCGTATTTCTAACTTCAGTCGAGCTCTGATGTTTCGAGGGCTCGCAGCAGCGGCTGTCTGCATGCCAGGGCTCGCGCTGGCTCAAGAGCCGGTAGCGGAACCACCTGTTGCCGAGAAGCCAGCCACCGAGGCACCTGCTGCGGAAGCGCCCGCTGCTGATCCCGAAAAGAAACCGGCGACCGAAGTTCCCGCTGCGGAAGCTCCTGCTGCCGAGGCACCAGCCGCTGAAGCACCGGCCGCTGAAGCGCCAGCGCCAAACCCTGAAGCGAAGCAAGCGTTCGACGAAGTGCTGGGTCGCTGGAAGACGATGCTCAAGGACCTGCGTGCCTTGAAGATCCGCTACCAGACGTCGAAGCCCGACGAACAGATCGGACTCAAAGAAGAGTGGAATCGGATGCTCGGAGCAGCCAAGGACTTGCTCCCTGAACTGCACACCAAAGCGACCGCTGCTTATGTCGCGTCTCCGAATACCGATCCTCAGCTGACCCGTTTTCTGGTGAAGCTGGCGGCTGACGACGTGCAGACCGATCAGTACGAACTCGCCTTCGAAGTTTCGAAAGCGCTGATCGCCAACAACTGCGACGACAAATCGGTGTACGACGTGGCTGGTGTAAGCGCCTACGCACTGGGCGAATTCGATCTGGCCGACAAGTACTTGCAGCTGGCGACGGAGGCCGGAACGTTGTCGCGCATCGGTCAGGAATTTGCCACCGACGTGAAGCAGCAACTCGAGCTCTGGAACAAAGAAAAAGAGATTCGCGCTGCCGAAGCGAAAGCCGATGATCTGCCACGCGTGAAGTTCGAAACATCGGCTGGCACGATCGTGATCGAGCTGTTCGAAAACGAAGCTCCCGACACCGTCGGCAACTTCATCAGCCTCGTGGAAAAGAAGTTCTACGACGGACTTTCGTTCCATCGCGTGCTGGCCAACTTCATGGCTCAAGGTGGCGATCCTTCGGGCGATGGCACCGGTGGTCCGGGCTACGAAATCTTCTGCGAATGTCATCAAGAGAACTACCGTCGTCACTTCCGTGGCGCACTGAGCATGGCTCATGCGGGGCGTGATACGGGTGGCTCGCAGTTCTTCATCACGTTCCGTCCGACCGGCAATTTGAACGGTCGTCACACTTGCTTTGGCCGTGTGATTGAAGGGATGGATGTCCTGGCGAAGATCACGCGCCGCGATCCTCAAGGCGAACCACCACTCCCCACGCCCGACACGATTGTGAAGGCGGAAGTGGTTCGTAAGCGCGATCATGCCTACGCACCGAAGAAGGTGCAGTAG
- a CDS encoding RsmD family RNA methyltransferase, whose translation MKPRKPRPGGSKPGARKAQQAQHHARPSRGEVDVTAAYLAGLPVDQVDSGQADTPDHAGDKSKKTTRETVGMRIIGGKHRGRSLTYSGDLRTRPMKDRVREAVFNLIGTDVEQALIIDLFAGTGALALEALSRGAHHAIMIERHHPTTNLIKDNLKTLGLTEQAEVVFGDAFRFTKKFDPDPTNPKYLRRWVVFCAPPYDFYVSREEEMMELLILWQTRLPEGSLLVVESDDRSAELELPILEEIDAEWESRSYPPAIISILEVPGTAEESIAE comes from the coding sequence ATGAAACCCCGTAAACCTCGCCCCGGCGGATCCAAGCCAGGCGCGCGCAAAGCGCAACAAGCGCAACATCACGCGCGCCCCTCGCGCGGGGAGGTCGATGTTACCGCTGCCTACCTCGCCGGTCTGCCGGTCGATCAGGTCGACTCGGGTCAGGCGGACACTCCGGACCACGCCGGGGACAAATCCAAGAAGACGACCCGCGAAACGGTCGGCATGCGGATCATCGGCGGCAAGCATCGGGGGCGGTCCCTCACCTACAGCGGCGATCTCCGGACCCGGCCGATGAAAGACCGCGTTCGCGAGGCTGTCTTCAACCTGATTGGGACCGACGTCGAGCAGGCGCTCATCATCGACCTGTTCGCCGGCACCGGCGCGCTGGCTCTCGAGGCCCTTAGCCGCGGCGCCCATCATGCCATCATGATCGAGCGGCATCATCCCACCACCAATCTCATCAAAGATAACCTCAAAACATTGGGGCTCACCGAGCAAGCAGAAGTGGTCTTTGGAGATGCTTTTCGCTTTACCAAAAAGTTTGATCCCGACCCCACAAACCCTAAATACTTAAGACGCTGGGTCGTGTTTTGCGCCCCACCTTATGATTTTTATGTCTCGCGCGAAGAAGAGATGATGGAACTCCTCATCTTATGGCAAACGCGACTCCCCGAAGGTAGTTTGCTGGTCGTCGAGTCGGACGATCGCTCGGCCGAACTCGAGCTGCCAATTCTCGAAGAAATTGATGCCGAGTGGGAGAGCCGCAGCTATCCCCCTGCCATCATTTCGATCTTAGAAGTCCCCGGCACCGCTGAAGAAAGCATCGCAGAATAA
- the pyrF gene encoding orotidine-5'-phosphate decarboxylase, whose translation MVLGPLSDQHFADRLVSAIIRKGTPALVGLDPRAQSLPPGMLASQSPHDIAAAYQKFCCEVIDVVAPLVAAIKPQAAFFEQLGPAGCTALAEVIRYGAAKQLLVIVDGKRNDIGTTAAAYADAYLGPGDSSPWGGDALTVSPYLGDDSITPFLSTAQARGAGIFVLVKTSNPGGGRFQDLVADGLPLYRHVARFVEELADQSKGATGYGSVGAVAGATYPEQLAELRFAMPHTWLLIPGYGAQGGTAADCAAAFDDAGLGAIVNSSRGITFAYERSQYSHLAGAHWQQAVEQATRDMIAEFRTHTSAGRLPSPSGN comes from the coding sequence ATGGTACTCGGTCCCCTATCCGATCAACATTTCGCCGATCGACTTGTCTCCGCGATCATCCGCAAAGGGACTCCAGCCCTGGTGGGACTCGATCCTCGAGCGCAGAGCCTTCCTCCCGGCATGCTCGCCTCGCAAAGCCCGCACGATATCGCCGCCGCTTATCAAAAGTTTTGCTGCGAAGTGATCGACGTCGTCGCGCCGCTGGTAGCGGCCATCAAACCGCAAGCCGCTTTCTTCGAACAACTCGGCCCCGCTGGCTGCACGGCGCTGGCCGAAGTGATTCGCTACGGCGCTGCCAAACAGCTGCTGGTGATCGTCGATGGCAAACGGAACGACATTGGAACGACAGCCGCCGCTTATGCCGACGCTTATCTTGGCCCTGGGGACTCGAGCCCGTGGGGTGGCGATGCCCTGACGGTGAGCCCATACCTGGGGGACGATAGTATCACGCCGTTTCTCAGCACCGCTCAGGCGCGTGGCGCGGGGATTTTTGTCCTCGTAAAGACCTCGAATCCAGGGGGCGGGCGTTTTCAAGATTTAGTGGCCGACGGCTTGCCACTCTATCGCCACGTAGCACGTTTTGTCGAAGAACTGGCCGATCAATCCAAGGGTGCCACCGGCTATGGAAGCGTCGGCGCTGTCGCCGGCGCCACCTACCCCGAGCAGCTCGCGGAACTTCGTTTTGCGATGCCTCACACCTGGCTGCTGATCCCTGGCTACGGCGCTCAAGGGGGAACCGCTGCCGACTGCGCCGCTGCGTTCGACGACGCTGGTCTCGGCGCGATTGTCAACAGCAGCCGCGGCATTACCTTCGCTTACGAGCGTTCGCAGTACAGCCACCTGGCAGGCGCTCACTGGCAGCAAGCGGTCGAGCAAGCGACGCGCGACATGATCGCCGAATTCCGTACCCACACCTCCGCCGGCCGCTTGCCATCCCCCAGCGGAAATTAG
- a CDS encoding HlyD family efflux transporter periplasmic adaptor subunit — MSKLFTNYLLPTVAAGMLAFAFYHLVMANEVKPPLEPPVGPPSVNYESSVAGVGVVEAASENLEVGAAQSGIVLELYYPPHRVGATVKEGEPLLKIDDRQLQAQLKVNQANLRSAQASLAELEQRPRAEDLPPAEAKVRTAQANLQKSLDRYKRLEQLMASNATSQEDLNQTRYTVEASRYEVEAAEAEYKLLKAGTWDPEKEVARAAVDAAQANVEQIETEIERSIVRAPIDGQILQVNVRKGELVSPTRSGGLLVIGDLSKIYLRVDIDEEDIPRFRSAAAAKAVTRGDTKAEFPLKFVRLEPLVIPKTSLTGDNTEMVDTRVMQVIYEFVSPTAPVLVGQQLDVFVDLGPKTTETAGR; from the coding sequence ATGTCGAAACTCTTCACCAACTATTTGTTGCCGACGGTGGCTGCCGGCATGCTCGCGTTTGCCTTCTATCACTTGGTGATGGCCAATGAGGTGAAGCCGCCGCTCGAGCCACCGGTGGGGCCTCCTTCGGTGAACTACGAGTCGTCGGTCGCTGGGGTCGGCGTGGTCGAAGCGGCGAGTGAGAATCTCGAAGTGGGAGCTGCGCAGTCGGGCATCGTACTCGAGCTTTACTATCCACCGCATCGGGTCGGCGCGACGGTGAAAGAAGGCGAGCCGCTGCTGAAAATCGACGACCGCCAACTGCAAGCGCAGCTGAAAGTGAATCAAGCCAATTTGCGTAGCGCGCAGGCCTCGCTCGCGGAACTCGAGCAGCGTCCCCGCGCGGAAGATCTGCCACCCGCTGAAGCGAAAGTGCGCACCGCGCAGGCCAATCTCCAAAAGTCGCTCGACCGCTACAAACGTCTCGAGCAATTGATGGCGAGCAACGCCACATCGCAAGAGGATCTGAATCAAACACGCTACACGGTCGAGGCGAGCCGCTACGAAGTGGAAGCTGCCGAAGCGGAGTACAAGCTGCTGAAGGCAGGAACCTGGGACCCTGAGAAAGAAGTGGCCCGCGCTGCTGTCGATGCCGCCCAGGCCAACGTCGAGCAGATCGAGACCGAGATCGAGCGCTCGATTGTCCGTGCGCCGATCGATGGTCAGATCCTGCAAGTGAACGTTCGCAAAGGGGAACTCGTCAGCCCGACGCGCAGTGGTGGTCTGTTGGTGATCGGCGATCTGTCGAAGATCTACCTGCGGGTCGATATCGACGAAGAAGATATCCCCCGGTTCCGTAGCGCGGCAGCTGCCAAAGCGGTGACGCGCGGCGATACCAAGGCCGAGTTTCCGCTGAAGTTCGTCCGGCTCGAGCCGCTGGTGATCCCCAAGACATCGCTCACCGGCGACAACACCGAAATGGTCGACACTCGCGTGATGCAGGTGATCTACGAGTTCGTGAGCCCCACCGCACCGGTGCTCGTGGGGCAGCAGCTCGATGTGTTTGTGGACCTGGGACCTAAAACCACCGAGACAGCCGGGCGCTAG
- a CDS encoding ABC transporter ATP-binding protein, with protein sequence MISSFFNRRAPKLPAKPTNPAMAVVCDGVEKEFGSGETKTLALRGINAEVNAGQMTLLVGPSGCGKTTLISIIAGLLTPTRGEVTVLGRNLQQLSGTQLVNFRKENIGFVFQQYNLLPSLTAAENAAVPLIIAGEYRHKAVAKAKEMLAAVGLASKTESFGSQLSGGQQQRVAIARALVHSPRLMVCDEPTAALDAQSGQTVMTLLRNVALQSDRAVIVVTHDSRVFSFGDRIIHMNDGQVTHIDETPEAIQSSLQSSHGH encoded by the coding sequence ATGATTTCTAGCTTCTTTAATCGACGAGCTCCGAAGCTTCCCGCCAAGCCTACCAACCCCGCGATGGCAGTGGTGTGCGACGGCGTGGAAAAAGAATTTGGAAGTGGCGAAACCAAAACCCTCGCGCTGCGCGGGATCAATGCCGAGGTGAACGCCGGTCAAATGACGCTGCTCGTTGGCCCTTCGGGGTGCGGCAAAACGACCCTCATTTCGATCATCGCGGGACTCCTCACACCCACGCGCGGCGAAGTGACGGTGCTCGGTCGTAACTTGCAGCAACTCAGCGGCACCCAGCTCGTAAACTTCCGCAAAGAGAACATCGGATTTGTGTTTCAGCAGTACAACTTGCTCCCTTCGCTCACGGCGGCCGAGAACGCCGCAGTGCCGCTGATTATCGCTGGCGAATATCGTCACAAAGCGGTGGCCAAAGCCAAAGAGATGCTCGCTGCGGTGGGGCTTGCCAGCAAGACCGAATCGTTTGGCTCGCAGCTGTCGGGTGGACAACAGCAGCGCGTGGCAATTGCTCGCGCGCTGGTGCATTCCCCACGGCTGATGGTGTGCGATGAACCGACCGCCGCGCTTGATGCGCAAAGTGGTCAAACGGTGATGACACTGCTGCGCAACGTAGCCCTGCAAAGCGATCGCGCGGTGATTGTGGTGACGCACGACAGCCGCGTTTTCTCGTTCGGCGACCGCATTATTCACATGAACGACGGCCAAGTGACGCACATCGACGAAACCCCCGAAGCGATTCAGTCGAGTCTCCAGTCGTCGCACGGTCACTAG